From Fundulus heteroclitus isolate FHET01 chromosome 5, MU-UCD_Fhet_4.1, whole genome shotgun sequence, a single genomic window includes:
- the LOC118563051 gene encoding zinc finger BED domain-containing protein 1-like, with protein MSDRHTADNLAEKLNYIVETWGLSGRVTACVHDNARNIVQANNPTRVSWKSVACFAHTLNLAVNDGFASAGVDRAIAAAGRLVKHFHHSTIATKALEEKQHQMSLPPHRLIQSCKTRWNSVCDMFERLVEQRWAVSAVLSDRSVTKLADARTLELRDDYWQLMEDMAPVLGTLKCATTVMFAESEVSISNTYPITFSLINTHLSASDEDSPKVADFKEKVRDSLGERMKIQSDDLNTSTPMIGTMLDPRHKHLGFLPPATRKSAHSTLLQMATAERDSITAGAATAGDDGNTVHTAGPRRHGAKPTSAMSLLLGETYSDARKVTL; from the exons ATGTCTGACAGACACACCGCCGACAACTTGGCTGAGAAGCTGAATTATATAGTGGAGACTTGGGGACTTTCCGGGCGCGTTACAGCATGTGTCCACGACAATGCTAGGAATATTGTCCAAGCGAACAATCCTACACGAGTCAGCTGGAAATCAGTAGCGTGTTTTGCGCACACCCTGAATCTCGCTGTCAATGATGGTTTTGCTTCTGCTGGGGTAGACAGAGCAATCGCGGCAGCGGGAAggttggtcaaacatttccaccACAGCACAATCGCAACCAAAGCCCTGGAAGAAAAGCAACACCAAATGTCGCTTCCTCCGCATCGCCTCATTCAATCCTGTAAAACCAGGTGGAATTCAGTGTGCGACATGTTTGAGCGCCTGGTTGAACAGCGATGGGCTGTGTCAGCCGTGCTATCAGACCGATCCGTGACAAAACTGGCAGATGCGAGGACGCTGGAGTTGAGAGACGACTACTGGCAGCTAATGGAAGATATGGCACCCGTGTTGGGAACATTGAAGTGTGCAACTACGGTGATGTTTGCGGAGTCGGAGGTGTCAATCTCAAACACGTACCCCATCACGTTCAGTCTAATCAACACTCACCTCAGCGCTTCAGACGAGGACAGCCCCAAAGTCGCAGACTTCAAGGAAAAAGTGCGAGATTCGCTGGGCGAGCGCATGAAG ATTCAGTCTGATGACCTCAACACATCCACCCCTATGATCGGAACAATGCTTGACCCTCGTCACAAACACCTGGGATTTCTTCCTCCAGCTACCAGGAAGTCAGCTCATTCCACGCTGCTTCAAATGGCTACAGCCGAACGCGACAGCATCACTGCAGGTGCCGCCACCGCTGGAGACGACGGTAACACTGTCCATACAGCAGGGCCTCGGCGACATGGGGCTAAGCCTACATCTGCTATGAGTTTACTTCTGGGTGAAACCTATTCCGATGCCCGTAAAG TGACCCTGTGA